In bacterium, a single window of DNA contains:
- the rplR gene encoding 50S ribosomal protein L18 — protein sequence MMKGRERRHKRVRKKIFGTPNRPRLSIYKSLKHIYAQLVNDVNHHTLVFATSIGIKNGTKTEKSKKCGTLLAKLASKNRINEAVFDRGGYKYHGRVRALAEGAREGGLKF from the coding sequence ATGATGAAAGGACGCGAACGTAGACATAAGAGGGTTAGAAAAAAGATTTTTGGCACTCCCAATCGACCTAGACTTTCCATATATAAGAGTCTTAAGCATATTTATGCGCAACTCGTTAATGATGTCAACCATCACACTTTAGTATTTGCTACTTCTATTGGAATTAAGAATGGAACAAAAACTGAGAAGAGCAAAAAGTGTGGTACACTCCTTGCCAAGCTTGCATCTAAAAATAGAATTAATGAAGCTGTTTTTGACCGTGGTGGATATAAGTATCATGGACGAGTTCGTGCACTCGCTGAGGGTGCAAGAGAAGGTGGATTAAAATTTTGA
- the rpsE gene encoding 30S ribosomal protein S5 — MFTESRGEELEVEERTINIKRVAKTLKGGRSIRLLVCSAVGDSFSRVGIGFGKAQEVMEAVRKAKERAKKNMIEVKHRGNTIPHIVSGKCGGAKILIRPASPGTGIIACDPVRIILELGGIKDALTKSLGSSNAGNLAKATINALSKLRTQEEVSKLRGV; from the coding sequence ATGTTCACAGAATCCCGTGGAGAAGAATTAGAGGTTGAGGAACGGACAATTAATATAAAGAGAGTTGCTAAGACTCTAAAAGGGGGTAGGAGTATTCGGTTGCTTGTTTGTTCTGCAGTTGGAGACTCATTTTCACGAGTAGGTATAGGTTTTGGCAAGGCGCAAGAAGTTATGGAAGCTGTAAGAAAAGCTAAGGAGCGTGCAAAGAAGAATATGATAGAGGTTAAGCATCGTGGCAATACTATCCCGCATATAGTATCTGGAAAATGTGGTGGTGCTAAAATCTTAATCCGGCCCGCCTCCCCTGGTACAGGAATAATTGCATGCGATCCAGTAAGAATTATCCTTGAACTTGGTGGTATAAAGGATGCACTTACAAAGTCATTGGGTTCAAGTAATGCTGGAAACCTTGCTAAGGCAACAATTAATGCACTATCAAAACTAAGAACACAGGAAGAGGTATCTAAACTTAGAGGGGTATGA
- the rpmD gene encoding 50S ribosomal protein L30 has translation MKKLKVTQIKSIIGSTYRKKRTMRALGLKRIRHSVIHRDTPQIRGMIEQVKELVKVENL, from the coding sequence ATGAAAAAATTGAAAGTGACTCAAATAAAGAGTATAATTGGCAGTACCTATAGAAAGAAGCGCACAATGAGGGCTCTTGGACTCAAAAGAATACGGCACTCAGTAATACACCGAGATACACCACAGATTAGAGGTATGATTGAGCAAGTTAAAGAACTTGTTAAAGTAGAAAATTTATGA
- the rplO gene encoding 50S ribosomal protein L15, translated as MKAILSNLSPPFTRKSRKRVGRGLGSGHGKTACRGTKGQLARSGSKRKPWFEGGQTPLIRRIPKRGFKNPCRTEYEIINVGEFNRFESGSVIDPAFLRKAGLVKSRLPIKILGDGELTKSFIVRAHKFSKSAKDKIESLKGKVEELPKSRSFKGWDK; from the coding sequence ATGAAGGCTATTTTGAGTAATTTATCCCCTCCTTTCACTCGTAAGTCAAGGAAAAGGGTTGGCAGGGGGCTTGGTTCTGGGCATGGCAAAACGGCATGCAGAGGAACAAAGGGGCAACTTGCAAGGTCAGGTAGTAAGCGTAAACCATGGTTTGAGGGTGGTCAGACGCCACTTATACGAAGAATACCCAAAAGGGGATTTAAAAACCCGTGCAGGACTGAATACGAGATAATAAATGTTGGTGAGTTTAATAGATTTGAGTCTGGTAGTGTAATTGACCCAGCTTTTTTAAGAAAAGCTGGACTGGTAAAATCTCGTCTTCCAATTAAGATTTTAGGGGATGGTGAACTTACAAAATCCTTTATAGTTAGAGCTCATAAATTTAGTAAAAGTGCAAAAGATAAAATAGAGTCATTAAAAGGAAAGGTAGAAGAATTACCTAAATCCCGCTCTTTTAAGGGGTGGGATAAATAA
- the secY gene encoding preprotein translocase subunit SecY has protein sequence MFQKIRDAFKIPDLRNKILFTLAMFAVYRIGSHIPCPGVNSQAVVSFFERAAGTILGLYDIFVGGNLSHGTIFGLGIMPYISASIIFQLLGAALPGLQKLQREGEEGRRKINQYSRYLTVGIGAIQGIGVAMFLEGLQGSAGEPVVLNPGFSFRLFTMLTLTTGTICIMWIGELITERGIGNGISLIIMAGIIARAPTDILNTYRMVSTGALSIPAVMFLIVIMVGITAAVVLITQANRKIPVQYAQRVIGRKIYGGRSTHIPLNVNAAGVIPIIFAQSILMFPGTITRFFSGSLVAQNIAEFFREGHLLYTIFYAGLIVFFAYFYTSVVINPTDMAENMKRYGGFIPGIRPGAPTAGYIDKVISRITLPGALFFAAIAIIPIYLMHWLHVPFYFGGTSLLIVVGVALDTARAIEAQLIMRHYEGFIRKGKIRGRRG, from the coding sequence ATGTTTCAAAAAATAAGAGATGCGTTTAAAATACCTGATTTAAGGAACAAAATCCTCTTTACACTTGCAATGTTTGCTGTGTATAGAATTGGGTCACATATTCCTTGTCCTGGTGTAAACTCTCAAGCAGTTGTGAGTTTCTTTGAACGTGCGGCTGGCACAATTCTTGGTCTTTACGATATCTTTGTTGGTGGAAACCTTTCTCATGGAACCATATTTGGGCTTGGAATTATGCCTTACATCTCAGCGTCTATTATCTTCCAATTATTAGGAGCTGCACTTCCTGGACTCCAAAAATTACAGCGCGAGGGAGAGGAAGGGAGGAGAAAGATTAACCAATACTCAAGATACCTAACAGTAGGTATTGGTGCTATTCAGGGAATTGGGGTAGCAATGTTTCTTGAAGGGCTTCAAGGTAGTGCGGGTGAGCCAGTTGTTTTAAATCCTGGTTTTAGCTTTAGATTATTTACAATGTTAACACTAACAACCGGTACAATATGTATAATGTGGATTGGTGAACTTATAACAGAGCGTGGAATTGGAAATGGTATATCATTAATCATAATGGCAGGTATTATAGCACGCGCTCCTACGGATATACTTAATACATATAGAATGGTGTCAACAGGTGCATTAAGTATACCTGCAGTAATGTTTCTCATTGTGATTATGGTTGGTATCACTGCAGCAGTTGTTTTAATAACACAGGCTAATCGAAAGATACCTGTCCAGTATGCACAAAGAGTGATAGGGAGAAAGATTTACGGTGGTAGAAGTACACACATACCTTTAAATGTAAATGCAGCTGGTGTTATTCCAATTATTTTTGCACAATCAATATTAATGTTTCCCGGCACTATAACAAGATTTTTTTCAGGCAGTTTAGTTGCCCAAAACATAGCTGAATTCTTTAGAGAGGGGCACTTATTATACACTATTTTTTATGCAGGTCTAATTGTATTTTTTGCTTACTTTTATACTTCAGTTGTGATTAATCCAACAGATATGGCAGAAAATATGAAACGTTACGGTGGCTTTATACCGGGGATAAGACCCGGTGCTCCTACAGCAGGTTATATTGATAAAGTAATTTCAAGGATTACACTCCCCGGTGCTTTATTTTTTGCAGCTATTGCTATTATCCCAATATATTTGATGCATTGGCTACATGTTCCATTCTATTTTGGGGGTACATCTCTATTAATAGTTGTGGGTGTAGCACTTGACACAGCACGTGCAATTGAGGCTCAGCTTATAATGCGCCACTATGAAGGATTCATAAGAAAGGGAAAAATAAGAGGTAGGAGAGGATGA
- a CDS encoding adenylate kinase, producing MRLIFLGPPGSGKGTQAERIAKIFNLQFISIGDILREEIKLETLLGKRVKPYIENGALVPDKLILEIMRKRISNNQGFVLDGFPRTIKQAMGLDEITKVDKVVYFKCNSDTIVKRLSNRRICPQCAKVYNLITNPPTDDEICDNCKTKLKQREDDKEHTIRKRIKIYKSETLPLLNFYKKKSILEEVDASSGVDEVYLRLKEVLSG from the coding sequence ATGAGGTTAATTTTTCTTGGCCCACCTGGCTCTGGTAAAGGAACGCAAGCAGAGCGAATAGCTAAAATTTTTAACTTGCAATTTATATCTATAGGTGATATATTAAGAGAAGAGATTAAATTAGAGACTCTATTAGGAAAGCGCGTAAAACCATATATTGAAAATGGGGCTCTTGTCCCAGATAAACTTATACTTGAGATTATGCGTAAAAGGATAAGTAATAACCAAGGATTTGTACTTGACGGTTTTCCAAGAACTATTAAACAAGCGATGGGTCTTGATGAAATTACAAAGGTTGATAAAGTCGTCTATTTTAAATGTAATTCTGACACAATTGTTAAGCGCCTATCAAATAGGCGAATTTGTCCCCAATGTGCAAAAGTTTACAACCTTATAACAAATCCACCAACTGATGATGAAATATGTGATAACTGTAAAACAAAACTTAAACAAAGAGAGGATGATAAAGAGCATACAATTAGGAAAAGGATTAAAATTTACAAGTCTGAAACTTTACCATTACTTAATTTTTACAAAAAAAAGTCAATCCTGGAAGAAGTTGATGCTTCCTCAGGAGTTGATGAAGTTTATTTAAGGCTAAAAGAGGTATTAAGTGGTTAA